TCCAGGGCCGGTTTTAGGCATATTGACAAAAGCCAGTCTTCTTTCATCGGCAAAACGGGAGGCTATCTCAAATCCATTGGTCAAATCTCCACCTCCATTGTGTCGCAGGTCAACAATGACCCCCTGGCTGGACTGGTTTTCTGCAATAAAGTCGTCTATAAAGTCAGGACTGTGGTCATTGAGTGAAGCCACCCATAAATAGCCGATTTCTCCTTGTACTTTGCCCGTTACGTATTGGTTGTGATCGACGGTTGGGGGCCTGTCCAGATACGCTTGGATCAATTCGTAGCTGAACAAATCGCTTCCGGTTTGAGACCTGAAAATTTCCTTTCCTGCCCAAAATGGTCGATCAGTAGTCATGAGTGAAACATGAGCGTCATCCAGAACGGCGAGCATCCCCGTGGTGATTTCATACAGTTCTGCTTCACTGCTTTCAGGCCCAATTAGTGGTCGATACGTATCGTATACTTGCTCCCAGTCAACACCGCGCTGTTCGAATACGGCATAACGTTCATTGAAGGTATTCCAGATGCTTTCGAAATTGGCTTCTGGTGTGTTTGCTGGTTCAGGTTCAAAAGCATGGCCACAACCCGATACGATGACGACTATACTGACCCACTGGATGATGATAAATTGCTTCATAACTGAAAGTTTATTCCTAGTTTAATGATGTTGGTTTGAAGGTGCATGGTGTCAGGTCTCGCGATTTTTTGA
This genomic stretch from Cytophagales bacterium harbors:
- a CDS encoding S41 family peptidase, yielding MKQFIIIQWVSIVVIVSGCGHAFEPEPANTPEANFESIWNTFNERYAVFEQRGVDWEQVYDTYRPLIGPESSEAELYEITTGMLAVLDDAHVSLMTTDRPFWAGKEIFRSQTGSDLFSYELIQAYLDRPPTVDHNQYVTGKVQGEIGYLWVASLNDHSPDFIDDFIAENQSSQGVIVDLRHNGGGDLTNGFEIASRFADERRLAFVNMPKTGPGKEDFGESYAYYLAPKGPQQYTGPIVVLINDYSVSAAESLAMYFMTLPHVTFIGINTAGAVGERIEKEMPNGWIYSITAQLVTLPDGTTVEGPGVSPDIEVSNTAEMMASGVDSQLGAALDYLLEIN